TTCTTGTCAAACCCAATCTCAATGTACTTCCCAAAGCGACTGCTGTTGTCATTCCTTGTTGTCTTTGCATTGCCAAGAGCCTAGAGGAAACACACAACAGGCTTCAGTAAcctttgtcattttataattttgtcTTATTCTCCTGCAGTGTAAATGTTACCTCCATGATGGGGTTGGAGGCCAGGACTCGCTCCTCCACACTGGCTTCACTAGAGGAGCAGCTGACCGTGGCAAAGTAACGCATAGCATACTTAGCAGAGACTGTTTTGCCAGCTCCCGATTCACCACTCACAATGATGGACTGGTTCCTTTCATCTCTGTCTCAAAGGATGTGATGACATACAGAACAAATATAAGCTAAAACTAATTTAGAGTATCATCATAAatagacatttacatttaatttgcttTCAAATGTGcaatgaaatatatttggaGGATTCAAACCTGGCCATCTGTTTGTATGCTTCTTCTGCTACTGCAAAGATATGGGGGTCCATGTCCCCCATGTTCTGTCCGCTGTAGGCATTGATGATGTCAGCCTCATAGATGGGCAGGCTCTCATACGGATTGATGGCAACCAGGACAATCCCTTAATACCACAATGAGAACAAAATCTCTGTTAGACTCAGTGTAAACGTATGTTATCTAACATTGGTTGAAACTAATTAACAGTGAACCCTGAATTTAGTTGTTTCGTGAACATTATCTATCCCAAACTCATAGTcatacatttaatgtgtgttCCTTTAAGAGCAGCCTGCAGCACAATAATCAGCATGATGTACTGTAGATTATCTCAGAGCGTTCAGTGAGCAGGGCTCCAAAGTCTACGGTGACAGTGATAGTGTGAGTCAAAGAAGATGAAGCTTATTACCACAGTATGTGTAAATCGACTTGGAGTCGATAAAGCGCACTTTAAGGTTGTGAAGCACTGCAGGCTCGTGGAGGTAGCTGAGAGCTGTGAGGTCATTTTCCCCTACCAGGATGTTAGGGTTTCTTAGTGGAGGCAGGTTGTTGGTTCGGGGGTCTATTTTGTGTTCCACCTCctataaatgaaaacacaagatgtTAGATATAAGTACCCACAGTTTGTTAGGACATtaggttggaaaaaaaagatcaaattaagtaaaaaagAGATGATTAAGCAATACAACATAACCATCTGTCCTTCTTCATGTTAAAGCTAACTAGCAACCACTTTGCTTTGCTTATTCGTGTTCACTCAAGATAACTCTTTGGCCTTATTTCCATACCTGGAGTGCATGCCCTAACTCGACATCACAACTGCAGGCAGGAACAGCTCAGAGTGAGCAATGTAATGACTTCTTgtattcaacattttgaatagTTACATACACAGGCATAAAGTGTCTTGGGAATCTATGTGCACTTACCAAACACCACAGCACACCCAGTATCATGAGGCTTAACTGACAGGGTTCTTGCAGAGAAATATGGCTCTCTGACAGAACATAGCACACACCCATTTCCACCTCAGTGCCTCTGTATCCCTGCATGTGActactgtctgtgtttgtggcATGTGCCTGTCTCACCGTGCCATCCTCCAGCTGCAGAGTCAGCTTCAGGTCGCCAGGACTGTAATCTTTGGTGAGCTCTGCTGACTTCCACACTTCTGCTGCATCTGGCAGCCATACACGGGCATACTGATGGGACACACAGTGTGGGGGGGGAAACCGGGTTAGAGCCATTCAACCACTTCACAGTAATCTTTTAAAACGAAATGCAACAACAGAGACATGTATCATAGGAAAAGGGCAGGGTGGCTGACAGAAGTCATGCGTAAAATGTGGATAGATAAACGGTATGATAAGTGgcatgcagataaaaaaaaaagcaataacttaaggttttaaaaaaaaaccataatgGTCTGTAAACTCCTCTAAGTGACAAGTCTGAAGTCTGGTGGTTCCAGTAAACCTCCATTCCTGACAGATAGgattaaagacaaataaactttAGCTGAAGAAAACCGGACCACCGTCACAGACCCGATGCATGGATCCGGTGTGCCTACCTTAGCGTACAGCTCAGAGGCTGCCATGTCTCACAAGTCGGTCAGTGAGCCTCTGAGAACATAGAAACATTTCATTGACTTCCAGGTTAGGAAAGTGTGAACTTGTCCGGACTCCTCTCTCCTgggctcctctctctctctctctctctctctctccgccggGAGGAGAGTTGAACTATTACAGTCAGCTGCGCGTGCCCCGACACGTTCCGCTCTCGTGCGCGCCACCCAGCGGCCGACACGCTCGTGACACACTGTCCGTGATGACACCAGGAGAAGGTGGTTCAGGTGGTGTGCGTTTCTTACACTGGTCATAATGTATGAAGGCTCATTTGACCCAGAATTAATATTAAGGGACTGTAACCCAGAACACACATCAGAATACTGCTCTCtacaaatactacaaatacactgtgcaattatagttataatagttttctgtctgtatatataatatttcagttattgtggattctttactgtttttattgcttttttatacttggttttttttatcttgttttttttactgtctcttgttACATTACACAtgtaacaaaatgtaacaagaGACATATGTACAAgtataaaaaagcaataaaaacagtaaagaatccacaataactgaaatattatatatacagacagaaaactatgctgctgtaatcctgtaaatgtccctgctgcgggactaataaaggattatcttatttgatCATATAATGTAATTTGAGGCTTGTTGATAACCAGGGCTGTAACTGAGTATTCATACAGCTTTCTCATGCAAGTGTGATGAACTACACCACTATGAggataaaagcaaaacatcttGAAGTCCCAAGAAAAAAATCCGGTGAATTTAAGTCGGCTagaaattatgttattttattcatttcgATAACTGCTGAAAATTTCAGTAAACTTTCAAtaaatttcacatttcaatATGCAATTTCCTTGACTTGAGACCTTGCATTTATGAAACTTAATTGTACACCACTTGCTACATTCCAGATAAAAATAGATACTTAAGCAGACAAGTGTTTAACACTCAATTTCCACACTAGCTTTGTGGGAGTTTACCTCCACAATAAAGAAGTTATGGGTCAAGACATCAATCGCATTTATTTGTAAACTGGTGCATCCTAAATTCTATGTATATTTCACTGCCTTCTTACTTACCgctacatttttaatattgtaaTATCTTAAATTCCTTAATAATGGCCAAATATTTTAGCAAATGTTGgctaaaacaaagaaaacgtttgttttttatactaCACCCACTAATGGATGATGGCATATTTTTATCCTCCTAGGCGTGTGTATTACTTGAGAACATCAACTGGACTCTGTTTAGTGTGGGTAGTTTAAATAACATAGGATATATTAtgcaaaactattttatttacaaaaacaaatggcaCAGTGTGACTGCACAgtaaatgcacatgcacactccAGACACGTCATGGGAGTTTCTTTCCATAAAATCCTAAGTGATTCCAGTCAGACAGTGACAGACATTTCAGGCAAAATTCATAACTAAGATTCTCAATGAGGGAGCAAATATTGCTCAAGAGGAACAACGGTTCATAACTTTTAAGGCCATTTTAGAGGTTAGGATGAGATGGAGACCAGCAGCAAGTCCTTGCAAACAAATGTcactaaaatgaattaaaatacaGCTGGctataaagtgtgtgtgatcTTATTGTCAGTACTTTGAAAGCACAGAATCAAACAGCTTCATATAGAGAGGAGGGGACACAAACAATGACGAattagaaaacagaaaaagcaagaTTACATTACTTTTCACTATTTAAAACAGACATGCCTCCATTTGAGCAGCCGAATACTCGAAACTATTTCAAACTGAAACGCATATCTGTAAATCTCACTTCTACCTTATACATACATCAATGCAAACTGTCTGTGGTCATAACTCAAGTATTTTTGCCTCTGTAATTATCAGTAACGTGGCAGAACAAGATTCCTCTGCGCAGGCTCTTAAGCTGCTGTTAGACAAGCAAATTATAGGAGGCATATATCCTTAAACTTGAAAATGTTATGCGATACATTTACACCATTAACttctattcttttttataatattttttttataatcaattaccattcattcagtctttttttaatatcttgaGAAACATTTTCAGTTACTTATTTTCGCTTGATTCAACCCACTGACAATCCAATGCCTGACAGTTTCCACTTTTTCCGCAAGAATTTGGCTTGGTACATTACTTGTTCTTGGAGAATACATAGAaaggtgaaaaataaacaaaaacgtAAACAGCAGGTAGATATGAAGTGGGTGTCGGAATGGAAACAAAGGAGTGAAACATGAAACCATCAACCAGCCAGTTTGCTGGCCACAATTGAAGTCTTTCTTTGAGGCAGGTCCTGAGGTGTTGGGATGTGCCCCCCTGTGATCTCAGTCTTCTCTGTCGGGGCTGATGGCAACTGCTTATTCTTCATTTTCGCCTTGGCCATGTTGTAGTCGCCAGAGTCAAAATACTTTGGCTAAACAAGGAAGAAGATGTCAAGTGAGAACATTGTAAGAATGGTATTCAAGAAACAAGGAGAAGGCCAAGTTCAGCTATGAAACGCACCCCCTTCTGTAGTCTTTTCCTGAGTAGGTCTGAGCCTCCAGGCTTGGCTCCCAGGTTAGGATACCTGGCCTTCAGTTTGGCCTCCTCTACTTTCTCTGGACTGATCACTTTGTCCTCCATTTCCTGCAGAAAGAGCAACACAGTGTAAAGGCTCCACTCAGCTGACTTAAATGGGATAAAGTGTGAAATGTcattaaacatgttaaacatgcaTAAGACACTAAtgttaaatgaaaatgcaataaaCATCCTGACAGCAGCTACTATGCTTacaattcatttcaaaataCGTAGGCGCCGCCATGTGGGAAAAACTCCAACTAGTGTTTGCACTgacgttagcattagcattagcatgaaTCCTCCACATTCACTTAGCATATTTAGCTACGACATGAACCAATGTATGCTAAGCTATCCACGCATTTACTATTATCTGTGCCCCGTCGGCCCCAAAACAATagcattgttgtttttgcattacCAATTAAATGCTACTAGCTCGTTAGCTAATGACTTGGCGGTAGCATCCTCGGTGACATTAGCCGAGCGCAGCTACAGGCTAACTAGCATGTTGCTAACTAGCATGTTGCTAACCGAGGTGCTAGCAGCGCAGAGCGACGTTTCGTCACGTTGACCTTTACAGTTTACCTGCTGCTCTTCCGAAGCACTCGTTCCTTCAACCTCCTCAGACATGTCGCCGCTTTGATGTCCCTGCTTTGCTCGCAAAAACCTGCGGGGTGTTAGCGGGGTGTTAGCGGGGTGTTAGCCGATCAACCAGCTTCTTCTGGAGGATGAGAGGCGGTGCAGGCTGCGGGCGATGGGAGCGAATAGGCGCGCGAGGGGCAGCGGTCTGACGCGCGCAGCCTGTCCAGCAACAGGCCGGTGAGTCGATGCCAGAGAGATGGATGAGGAACCAGACTAGGAACCAGACTGGGGACAGACTGGGACCAGCAGATCATCACATCAATCTGTCAAGCCCACCCctattgttttatatgttacCTTATCAAGTATTGTGCAATACAAGCATGTTACAATCTGTGCAGCCATTgagaaaaaaggtgaaaatTGCTTGGAATGATGTCATGGCATGTGCTTTTACactatattttacattacattacattacagtcatttagcagacgctttttatccagagtgacttacaataagtgtattcaacagaactactagtcaccagaagtcataagtgcatctcctttcttgaacaagcatctaaaagcataaagcagagcaaaagtacagtgcagaaacaaactaatacgaatacaataagtgcaacaaactaatgtttttatatttgcaatatACATTGGGATGTTGCGCTATTAATTCATGCTTTTATGCTTTGAAAGTGCAGCAGGACCACTAAGCCTATATACTGTACAACatctttaatatgtttttaaatattgaactATTAAAGGTCAATTTTTACATATTGAGAAATTCCTATGACTCATCATTGTCTctataaaacaacaatttaatcttttttttatttaccaattaattcattgcatttttaaaaaaaaaaatatttggggCCTGGAAGATTAAAGAAAATGCTTTGATTTTCAGGgtatttcatttcaataatcTGTTGTATTAAATCCACTTGCTGTCATAGGTGGTATTGGCCAATGAGACTAACCTTTCCCAACATTAGTCAACCCATCTTGACCTATATTTATGGAGGAAAACAATTGTGTTGTGAAAAAGCCCAGAGACATTATGTCATACTTccaaatataatttttattaGTATCCCACATCATTATAGCCAAGAGGtagaattgttttttaaatgaatgttcaCTTAACTTAAATGTTTTGCTCATAGCCTAGGCTACACTACATTTAGATGCATAAATCCCATTCAATGAGGTGCTTATATTGTATAAAGCCAACATTCTCTCCCTACTCACGGTCTTCATTCTAACATTATGACCACAATCAGCAAAAACGTCATTTATCTTGGTTTTTCCTACTTCTGACAAATATATGATACATACTTGCTGTGACACCAACTTATGTGTAACTTAGCTATGGTTGTAGTGTGTTCAATgtcacagaaaataagaaatatacaACCATTCCGCAAAAGATGTTTATTCAATTTTTGTtggttacattttaaaattttcTGCATGACTGCAATCATTTTACTCTGCAAACAGGAAAGAGTAAATTATTCTAAGTCCCAACTACCACACAGGAAAAATATAACTTGAAGGTATGTGGGTAAATGCTGCTGCTTTGGAGGCAGAGCTTTGTTGAATCAATGCTTTCGGTCCTTGTACAGCTATTTAAAACTGACTGCAGTATTGTGTCCATCATCAGCCATTTTAATTCCAAAACAGAAGTACAATATAATACAAGGTCCACTTGAGAGTCATCACACAAAGAAAATTCCTTGGGTATAAGATCAGTTATCATCATCCCCCATGTCCACGTCTTCTTGTAACTTCTGCACCATTTTGGCTTCCATTTGTTTGGCCTttcctgtaaaaacaaacaaacaaacaaaaaaaaatcagacaacattttaacaatgatgaaatcacattacattacattacagtgatttagcagacgcttttatccaaagcgacttacaatcagtagtatattacatatcattcacgcacagatgacaggctaccatgcaaggtgccaccatcagactctaactaacattcatgcaacatccagtccacaccgatggcaagccttcgggagcaacttggggttaagtgttttgcccaagaacacatcgactgccgaagccgggtatcgaaccaccgaccttctgattggagaactaccttgctctccactacgtcACAGACTAATGTCATGTACATCCATAAGTATTTTCATCCAcaaaaggattttatttttaataatacataaacTGACAAATATCTATCATAACTGCAGTGCAAAACATAAGTTTCATCCCATTTTCCATTCcgggagggaaagaggaggcacaaaaataatattttttatgattattgtaGATGtatgaacatttgtttgttcagtGCATCTTGCTacattgtcctttttttattactgttgtGTGTATAACTTGGCTATTTGGTGAAAGTTCTTACCTGCATGTGGTGCTTTGATAAGGTGAATATTTTTCTTCACTTCGCTGATGGCCTCTTCCTTCTCCAGCTGTTTGCCCTTCTTTAATCTATTAAGTGGAGACAAAACAGCAAAGGTGATGCAAACATGGATTTCCAAATAcaatatttgtcaaataaaaaccGTTTAACATAAGATGGTCACTGTAAGATGCAAAAAGATTAATTCAAAATATGAATGACTTGCTCACCTGTTCATGATAAATCTGGCCTGTcgtttctgttttatttcctgCACCCTCTTCATTGCTTCCACTGTAGGAATCAAAAGTGTGACAATTCTTCagttaaaaaatcaaatgacaaaacaaacatacagcaaGTACAtgtgagaaatacatttctacattACCTGTTTTGTCCCACAGACCCCTGTTATATTTAACAGGTATGTTTCTACGTTTCTCAAATTCCAGGGCGTTATCCTGAAAGAGAGGATGTTTGTTGATTAagtaacaataaaatgaatgaagaatAAACAGAGATAGATCTCTATAGATGAACAACTCACCACTGTCAACTCCTTTCCTGATGCCTTTCTGAATGCCTTGGTCCATCTGGTCTTTCTTGGGTTACGCTTCTTCTTGAAGTTCTTGTGGCATTTTGATTTGCAGAATCTGAATGactacataaatgaaaaaagagggACAGaataataagttattttaaGTTCAACTCAAGAAGAAACCACAGGACTTAAATGAATATGGAAAGGTAGTTTTCTTTCCCGGAGTTAAAAGGAGTTTGGGATTGTTGAATTACAAAGCTTTAAAGAGTTGAGGTGCAGATTGGAAAAATTCTGATTACATTTGTCAAAATTTACAAATGCTCATAAATAATCTTATGTAAAAGATGGTTTAGTGTGTAAAAgggaatataaaaatatatatgtccAACAGCTCCCTTTTCAATAACACCATATCCTGCATAATTATTATTGTAAGAAAAAAGGGTGAAAGATGTATTCAAATATTCACTATTAAAAACCgtaataaacataaattcagaaataaacagaaaaaattaTCTCTTATATAGTACCCTTTGTGActgctttaaaacaataaacacaagtgGAGATGTGTACTATTGAGGGTGTACCACAGATTTGGACCTCAAACACAGTCTAGCTTCACAAATGACTGTGGAGCtgtttataataacaataatatattattattttgcccATGGTGTAACTTCACCTCCAGAGGGCGCAATTACTCCACAAGCCAAACCCAACCCATAGATAGTTAAATGTCCAGCTAATCACAACTATATTGTTTTATCAAAGTCAGTATGTATCTAACATATCAGAAGTTATGCCTCAACAACACGTGATAAGTAGCTGAATATAGACAACCATCTCGTTGACTTGTTTACAGTGTGAGACATTAGAACCACGTGTCGAGTGCTAGCAGGTTAGCATTAGCCAGCTAGCTCACGGCCCGCCGCTGACAGCCAAACCAGAGCCTCTGTTACAGTTCTCCGGGTTATAAAGATGTAAAGACAGTATCATACCTTGCAGTCGTTCCTTACAAACATGACCCCATGCCCGGGGTACACTGGTCCCGAGCAGAAATAACACTTTTCGATGCGCATGGTCGCAGCAAAGGTGCCGCGTGCGACAACGATAAAAACAAGACCGAGCCGtcgcttcttcttctgcttcagCCTCCCGGCGGAAGGAGCGCTGCGGCCGGAGAGgtctgccccctgctggacgCTCTGTCAAAACAAGGCTCTACTTTTCTCAAAGGATTCAACCACTCCTTGTTGGGAACGCTACACTTTGAGGATTGGTAGTAGGGAAGAAGATCATTTATATAACCTGAAAATGAATAAGATATTATGAAATAACCAGTATGAATAAATAAGAGTAAAgtagtgaaaaaagtttggacaccttctcattcaatgttttttctttctttcttttttttttcctacattgtagattacaatatatatatattttttttttacaattttgatttttataatAGCATTTTTCCACATATCCCTGCCACTTTACCTTTCAGCCAATCATATGGAGATGGGTAGTGAAAagagatattttatatatttgactATTTATGgtaatttatttcataatttcttacagtaccagtcaaaagtttggacacaccttctcattcaatgttttttctttctttctttctttttcttttctacattgtagattacaatatatatatatattttttacaattttgatttttataatAGCATTTTTCCACATATCCCTGCCACTTTACCTTTCAGCCAATCATATGGAGATGGGTAGTGAAAAgaggtattttatatatttgactatttatggttatttatttcataatttcttacagtaccagtcaaaagtttggacacaccttctcattcaatgttttttctttctttattattattatttttctacattgtagattattattgaagacatccaaactatgaaggcacacatatggaattatgtggtaaacaaacaaatgctcaacaaaccagaatatgttttatattttagattcttcaaagtagttgaataaga
This is a stretch of genomic DNA from Anoplopoma fimbria isolate UVic2021 breed Golden Eagle Sablefish chromosome 19, Afim_UVic_2022, whole genome shotgun sequence. It encodes these proteins:
- the arpp19b gene encoding cAMP-regulated phosphoprotein 19b; this encodes MSEEVEGTSASEEQQEMEDKVISPEKVEEAKLKARYPNLGAKPGGSDLLRKRLQKGPKYFDSGDYNMAKAKMKNKQLPSAPTEKTEITGGHIPTPQDLPQRKTSIVASKLAG
- the rsl24d1 gene encoding probable ribosome biogenesis protein RLP24 — encoded protein: MRIEKCYFCSGPVYPGHGVMFVRNDCKSFRFCKSKCHKNFKKKRNPRKTRWTKAFRKASGKELTVDNALEFEKRRNIPVKYNRGLWDKTVEAMKRVQEIKQKRQARFIMNRLKKGKQLEKEEAISEVKKNIHLIKAPHAGKAKQMEAKMVQKLQEDVDMGDDDN